A part of Fusobacterium simiae genomic DNA contains:
- a CDS encoding 1-propanol dehydrogenase PduQ, with protein MEIFEANTEIYVGDKFDEVINKIKCKKAFIVTDSVMSKIGMTKKFENIFEQKNIEYKIFDEVEVDPSFEIVNKALDKVIDFLPEVIVAIGGGSSLDTAKAIKYFVKKSNLSIPLIALPTTSGTGSEVTSYAVLTDKKNNIKIPLKDNEMIPEYAILDPELTKTLPKSVVADSGIDALTHAIESYTCKGANFYTQIYALSAIRLIFKNLLRMYKDIKDDEARIEMAKASCIAGFAFEKSGLGINHSIAHAIGGKFHIAHGKINGTILPYVIRFNSEDKTTALKYYEISKDLGFPANSIEEGAESLAVAVEILNKNLGLPSCVKDLAIDEEKYKNKIEIMTKSALEDICTSGNIREVNLKNLKELFVKVYG; from the coding sequence ATGGAAATTTTTGAAGCAAACACAGAGATATATGTAGGAGATAAATTTGATGAAGTTATTAATAAAATAAAATGTAAAAAAGCCTTTATAGTGACTGATTCTGTTATGTCAAAAATAGGAATGACTAAAAAATTTGAAAATATATTTGAACAAAAAAATATAGAGTACAAAATTTTTGATGAAGTAGAAGTAGATCCCTCATTTGAAATAGTAAATAAAGCATTGGATAAGGTGATTGATTTTTTACCAGAAGTAATAGTAGCGATTGGAGGAGGCTCATCTCTTGACACTGCTAAGGCAATTAAATATTTTGTAAAAAAATCTAATCTTTCTATACCTTTAATAGCTTTGCCAACTACAAGTGGAACAGGTTCAGAAGTAACTTCTTATGCAGTTCTTACAGATAAAAAGAATAACATAAAAATTCCATTAAAAGATAATGAAATGATACCAGAATATGCAATACTTGATCCTGAACTTACAAAGACATTACCAAAATCTGTTGTAGCAGATTCAGGTATAGATGCTTTAACTCATGCTATTGAATCATATACTTGCAAGGGAGCAAATTTTTATACTCAGATATATGCACTTTCAGCTATAAGACTTATATTTAAAAATCTTTTAAGAATGTATAAAGATATTAAAGATGATGAAGCTAGAATTGAAATGGCAAAAGCATCTTGTATAGCAGGTTTTGCTTTTGAGAAATCTGGTTTAGGAATAAACCACAGCATAGCTCATGCTATTGGTGGAAAATTTCATATAGCTCATGGGAAAATTAATGGAACTATATTGCCCTATGTAATTAGATTCAATTCAGAAGATAAAACTACTGCTTTAAAATATTATGAAATTTCAAAAGATTTAGGTTTTCCTGCAAACAGTATAGAAGAGGGTGCAGAAAGTTTAGCAGTGGCAGTTGAAATTTTAAATAAAAATTTAGGGCTTCCTAGTTGTGTTAAAGATTTAGCAATAGATGAAGAAAAATACAAAAATAAAATTGAAATTATGACTAAGTCTGCACTTGAAGATATTTGTACAAGTGGAAATATTAGAGAAGTTAATTTAAAAAATTTAAAAGAATTATTTGTAAAAGTGTATGGATAG